GAAACCAATATCATGATGATCGAAAATGATTTTCTGTTCCATTCGCCGACGGAAGTTATCGACGCTATTCACTGCAGCCTCACGAAACCTCGGGTCCTGAGTATACTCCGTGCATAACCACAGGATGCCTGACCAGAACCCTGCCGTCCACTCCGTATTATCGTTCAGCACATAATGCTCATCCCCATTACTAACATGGGGAAAGCGCCCTTCAAATCGATCTATATTACGCCGGATGACAGGGAGTGCATCTTCAATAGCTTTTTTCCACATGGAACAGTTCCTCCTCTAGGCAAGTCATATTCTTCAACCCTCTTGCTGGACAAGTCTGCTATTTTGCTTATATTGGCCGGGTGTAATTCCCTCATATTTCTTGAAGACACGAATGAACGAATTGCTGTTCAGGAAACCCACCCGCTCGGATACGTCCTGGATCGTCAATTCCTCTGCCTGTAGAATTTTCTTGGATTGCTCAATTCGATATTGGTTGATGTAATCGATCACGTTGACCCCGGTCTGTTCTTTGAAGTACTTGGAGACATAGGTTGGATGAAACCGAAAGCGCTCGGATAAATGGGTTAAGCCCAGATTGACATCCCCATAACTCTCATGAATGAATTCCACCAGTTGATCCCTCAATTCCTCACTGCGGGAACGCTTGCGCTCATGCACCGTCTGGCATACCGTCTCCAGTATTCGCAGCAATTCGGACTCGATCTCCTCAAAGGTCTCACATGCAAACAATTGCCGAATCAGATCGTTGCGCTGCGTCATCTCGTTCTGGTCATCCGTCTTGATTTGTTCGGTAGCTTTCAGAAAGGTACCAATCAACTCAAACATCAGACAACGAGCCAGTTCAACAGACAAGGGCTCTCCGGCAAAATTAGTCATGAGAATTTCATTCATCACTTCCGTGGAACGAGCATAATTGCCTGTAGCGATATAATTGATGAGCTGTCTCTCCAGATCAAGAGGGTAATACAGCTCCTCCTTGGGCCGACGAATTCGGTTCGGGTCAATAATTTGACCGATCCCCAGAATCAGCCTGTATTCCAGCGCTTCTTCCGATTCCCGGAAACAATCTGATATCTCCGTGATACGTTGATGAACATGGCTAACGCCAACAGAGAAGTAAACGCAGAATCGGGAGCCGATGAAACGCTGGGCTTCTTCGACTGCACGAATTAACCGATGACTGGTATGCTCCTCACACTCCCGAATATTGATCAGGAACGCGATTCTTCCATCAATGTCGGCAGAGTATACATGACCGATCGAGCCGATCATCTCCTCCAGCACATTGGTCAGAATCAGGTGCACAAATTGATGCTTCTCCTCCTGGTCCTGCTCACGTACTCTGGAACGGAACAGTCCTTCAACATCCTCAATGTGCAGGAGCAATACGGCAAACGAATCCGTCTCGAACCGAATACCCGAACGTTCCAGGGTCGATGCGAACTCCTCACCCACCTGTACCCTTCCCTTCATCAACTTGGAGAGCAAACTGCTCCGTATTACGCTTTGCTGATCCTTAAGCCTGTTCGCAAATTGATCCTGCTCTTCCCAGGCTTGGATCAGAACAGATTGCAAAATGCCATATTCATCGTCCGGCTGCTCCAGTTTCCATTTGACCTTATCCGAGATAATGTTCATGATCCGTCCTAGCGGACGGTAATTCCGTCTGGTGAACCACCAGGCTGCCACCCCGCCAAGGATAAGTCCTGCGGCAACACCTCCAAGCGTAATATCGCGGATTACCGTCAGCTTCTTGGCATAGATTCGGGTAGGTATGATGGATACATACTTCCAGTCCTGGATCTTAGAAGAAATCTGCGATATGGTCACGGATTCTCCGTTCCAATCGATCGTTTCCGTTCTTTTCCCAGCATCATCGAAAAGGTTAAGGTCCTCCCCATTCATGTAAGGGGTTTCAAGTGATCCGGTAGAAAATAACGTTTGACCGTCGTGATCCAGAATGAACACGGTGCTCTCTTTTTCCAAACGTACGTTATCAATGGCTTGCTGGAATCGGTTGGGGTCCAGGTTAACAACGAAGGTCGCAGGGCTGTCAGCGCCATTCTGAATAGGAAACGGCTGAATATAGAC
Above is a window of Paenibacillus sp. E222 DNA encoding:
- a CDS encoding helix-turn-helix domain-containing protein — encoded protein: MKRKSILLSWGISYMVILLIPIVIGAAVFAESRMLLEEEVNRSNMVLLSQVQETIDNQIGDIGSISNQLMADSQLMSFINHASEQDARWRFMGIDLIKNLKSTRVGNGLISELYIYIKQPDIALSSSSLIQKNYLYDMFYQGTNVTEEAWTRLMHNSGKSMYRKMEVRSEDRRIEDTLVYIQPFPIQNGADSPATFVVNLDPNRFQQAIDNVRLEKESTVFILDHDGQTLFSTGSLETPYMNGEDLNLFDDAGKRTETIDWNGESVTISQISSKIQDWKYVSIIPTRIYAKKLTVIRDITLGGVAAGLILGGVAAWWFTRRNYRPLGRIMNIISDKVKWKLEQPDDEYGILQSVLIQAWEEQDQFANRLKDQQSVIRSSLLSKLMKGRVQVGEEFASTLERSGIRFETDSFAVLLLHIEDVEGLFRSRVREQDQEEKHQFVHLILTNVLEEMIGSIGHVYSADIDGRIAFLINIRECEEHTSHRLIRAVEEAQRFIGSRFCVYFSVGVSHVHQRITEISDCFRESEEALEYRLILGIGQIIDPNRIRRPKEELYYPLDLERQLINYIATGNYARSTEVMNEILMTNFAGEPLSVELARCLMFELIGTFLKATEQIKTDDQNEMTQRNDLIRQLFACETFEEIESELLRILETVCQTVHERKRSRSEELRDQLVEFIHESYGDVNLGLTHLSERFRFHPTYVSKYFKEQTGVNVIDYINQYRIEQSKKILQAEELTIQDVSERVGFLNSNSFIRVFKKYEGITPGQYKQNSRLVQQEG